A single Crateriforma conspicua DNA region contains:
- a CDS encoding MBL fold metallo-hydrolase produces MIFEQHFVPGLAIASYLVGDEKTSQAAVIDPTRDVETYIQFAKQNGLHIKYILETHVHADFVCGSKELKTRLNDDAQIITSGYGGDDWTQAFADRHVQVNETVEFGDIKLGFEHVPGHTPEHIAITLYDRSRSDDTPWLLFSGDFLFVGDVGRPDLLGDDQKQQLAHELYQSVFQRLDAIPDITEVFPAHGAGSLCGKAIGSRRSSTVGFERKFSESLRPLPEDRWVRKLLDQMPLSPPYFKRMKAINRDGAPIIGPELPGQIRQTAKAVRDRVCENCLIVDTRSKEAFAAAHIPGSISIPNGQNLPTWAGWVLPYDRPVMIVVDDPNDMSGVTTHLLRVGFDDVRGYLEGGIDAWEGAGYPIARLQTMSVHDLNRKLDAEKRLTVLDVRTEKEWNSGHIDGAIHLHGGQLQDRIDEVPKDGPIAVVCGSGYRASIAASFLLRHGFDDVTNVIGGMSAWKAADLATT; encoded by the coding sequence ATGATTTTCGAACAGCACTTCGTTCCCGGTCTTGCCATCGCGTCCTATCTGGTCGGTGATGAAAAGACGTCTCAGGCCGCCGTCATCGATCCCACACGTGACGTCGAAACCTACATCCAGTTCGCCAAACAAAACGGCCTGCACATCAAGTACATCTTGGAAACTCATGTGCACGCAGATTTCGTCTGTGGTTCCAAGGAATTGAAGACTCGACTGAACGACGACGCCCAGATTATCACCAGCGGATACGGCGGCGATGACTGGACACAAGCGTTCGCGGATCGCCATGTCCAAGTGAACGAGACCGTGGAGTTTGGTGATATCAAACTCGGGTTCGAGCATGTCCCCGGGCACACACCGGAACACATCGCAATCACTTTGTACGATCGTTCCCGCAGCGACGATACCCCTTGGTTGCTGTTCAGCGGTGACTTTTTGTTTGTCGGCGATGTCGGCCGGCCCGACCTGTTGGGCGATGATCAGAAGCAACAGTTGGCGCACGAGCTGTACCAAAGCGTGTTTCAGCGATTGGATGCCATCCCCGACATCACGGAGGTCTTTCCCGCCCATGGCGCAGGTTCGTTGTGTGGCAAGGCGATCGGATCCCGAAGATCGTCGACCGTCGGATTCGAACGCAAGTTCAGTGAATCCTTGCGTCCGTTACCGGAAGATCGTTGGGTCCGGAAACTGCTGGACCAAATGCCGTTGTCACCGCCCTATTTCAAAAGGATGAAGGCGATCAACCGCGATGGCGCGCCGATCATCGGCCCCGAATTGCCGGGCCAGATTCGACAGACCGCAAAGGCCGTTCGCGACCGCGTGTGCGAGAACTGTTTGATCGTCGACACGCGATCCAAAGAAGCCTTTGCCGCGGCGCACATCCCGGGATCGATCAGCATCCCCAACGGTCAAAACTTGCCGACGTGGGCCGGATGGGTGTTGCCCTACGACCGTCCGGTGATGATCGTTGTCGACGACCCCAATGACATGTCGGGCGTCACGACTCACTTGCTGCGCGTCGGCTTTGACGACGTCCGAGGTTACCTGGAGGGCGGCATTGATGCCTGGGAGGGTGCGGGATATCCGATCGCACGTCTACAGACAATGTCCGTTCACGACCTGAATCGAAAGCTGGACGCCGAAAAACGCCTGACCGTCTTGGACGTTCGTACGGAAAAGGAATGGAACAGCGGACATATCGATGGTGCCATTCACCTCCACGGCGGCCAGTTGCAAGATCGAATTGATGAAGTTCCCAAAGACGGGCCCATCGCGGTGGTCTGTGGTTCCGGCTATCGCGCGTCGATCGCGGCGTCATTCTTGCTTCGACACGGTTTTGATGACGTGACCAACGTGATCGGAGGCATGTCAGCCTGGAAAGCGGCCGACTTGGCCACGACTTGA
- a CDS encoding PAS domain-containing sensor histidine kinase, which produces MNASSRSASQKTVPPKPGQPIAPEYFRAIAEGTVDWEIWFSTAGDLLWLNDAVRRFTGYTPRECSAMDAFPLPLIVEEDRQRMAAHLRNAVAGSTENNVEFRVAHRDGSTPWMAMSWQPLRDEDGQSLGFRVSVRDVTEIHALREKLRLQNEHLEQLVQERTARIAQLEEHRLKMEKLAAIGELAAGVAHEINNPLAGIRNAFALLKRHLPDTVKHYDKLSLIDDEIERISSITHQMHRLYRPSEQSASTFSIHETRRHVESLTLPTSRKHGVVVQWHFEPLPSRGTLGNDQIRLRRGELKQVLINLIHNAIQASERGQEVHVTVQPHGERFRMVVSDSGSGIPEELIDRIFDPFVSTKVAKVGQGMGLGLSVTRGLVEGMRGDIRAESQVGQGAVFTVDLPRTL; this is translated from the coding sequence ATGAACGCATCGTCACGCTCTGCTTCCCAAAAAACGGTCCCTCCCAAGCCCGGACAGCCGATTGCACCGGAGTATTTTCGTGCGATCGCCGAAGGTACTGTTGATTGGGAGATCTGGTTTTCGACCGCCGGGGACCTGCTGTGGTTGAACGATGCCGTCCGTCGGTTCACCGGTTACACGCCCCGGGAATGTTCCGCGATGGATGCCTTTCCATTGCCGCTGATTGTCGAAGAAGATCGACAGCGAATGGCGGCGCACCTGCGGAATGCCGTTGCCGGCAGCACCGAGAACAATGTCGAATTTCGGGTCGCGCATCGTGACGGATCAACACCTTGGATGGCCATGTCCTGGCAACCGCTTCGTGACGAAGACGGGCAATCGTTAGGGTTTCGTGTCAGCGTGCGTGACGTGACGGAAATCCACGCACTGCGAGAAAAATTGCGACTGCAGAACGAGCATCTGGAACAGTTGGTTCAAGAAAGGACGGCAAGGATCGCGCAACTGGAAGAACACCGACTGAAGATGGAAAAGCTGGCGGCGATCGGAGAATTGGCTGCCGGGGTTGCCCATGAAATCAACAATCCGCTGGCGGGGATTCGGAATGCGTTCGCTTTGTTGAAACGGCATTTGCCCGACACGGTCAAGCACTATGACAAACTGAGCTTGATTGATGATGAGATTGAACGGATCAGCAGTATCACACATCAAATGCATCGACTGTATCGTCCAAGCGAACAGTCGGCTTCGACGTTTTCCATCCACGAAACACGGCGGCACGTGGAATCGTTGACACTTCCGACGTCTCGCAAACATGGGGTTGTGGTGCAATGGCATTTTGAACCCTTGCCATCACGGGGGACGCTGGGAAACGATCAGATTCGCTTGCGTCGTGGCGAGTTGAAGCAGGTCTTGATCAACCTGATTCACAATGCGATACAGGCGTCGGAAAGAGGCCAGGAGGTCCACGTGACTGTTCAACCGCATGGCGAACGATTTCGAATGGTGGTCTCCGATTCGGGATCTGGTATCCCCGAAGAACTGATCGACCGAATCTTTGATCCATTCGTCAGCACCAAGGTGGCAAAGGTCGGCCAAGGGATGGGTTTGGGCTTGTCCGTCACGCGTGGCTTGGTCGAAGGCATGCGTGGGGACATTCGCGCCGAAAGTCAGGTGGGCCAAGGGGCCGTGTTTACCGTTGATCTGCCAAGGACGCTGTAG
- a CDS encoding polyphosphate polymerase domain-containing protein, translating to MKFRLNDRIADQVAQWAREHMDVDPHCDGDEDDRYQICNLYLDSPELDLLRETGRVGRAKHRVRRYGNESSLWLETKRKKRMVVKKRRSTVDEAQFFACHDSAPQRASGGLSVFRGDWPVGAADDDWFFRRVRRRGLQPMVRIAYRRFARTAQVNGQTIRLTIDDCMTASPADGWTVPLASEFCPDVQFGNGKVLELKFNGILPLMFKDLLRTFTIPASGFSKYRHAMQALAANRGDGLVDSHAESLCYA from the coding sequence ATGAAATTCCGTCTTAATGATCGTATCGCTGATCAGGTCGCCCAGTGGGCTCGTGAACACATGGATGTGGATCCGCATTGCGACGGCGACGAAGATGATCGGTATCAGATCTGTAATCTGTATCTGGATTCGCCCGAGTTGGATTTGTTGCGTGAAACGGGTCGAGTGGGACGCGCCAAACATCGCGTTCGACGTTACGGAAATGAATCGTCATTGTGGTTGGAAACGAAACGCAAGAAGCGGATGGTGGTCAAGAAGCGACGGTCCACGGTCGACGAAGCACAGTTTTTCGCTTGCCACGATTCTGCACCGCAACGGGCGTCTGGGGGACTTTCCGTCTTCCGCGGTGATTGGCCGGTCGGTGCAGCGGATGACGATTGGTTCTTTCGACGCGTTCGCAGGCGTGGGCTTCAGCCGATGGTGCGCATCGCCTATCGCCGCTTTGCTCGTACCGCACAGGTCAACGGTCAGACCATTCGCTTGACGATTGATGACTGCATGACCGCGTCGCCGGCGGACGGTTGGACCGTGCCGCTCGCGTCAGAATTTTGCCCGGACGTTCAGTTCGGCAACGGCAAGGTTTTGGAACTGAAGTTCAATGGCATCCTGCCACTGATGTTCAAAGACCTGTTGCGAACCTTCACGATCCCTGCATCCGGGTTTTCAAAGTACCGGCACGCGATGCAAGCCCTTGCCGCAAACCGTGGTGACGGATTGGTGGATTCCCATGCGGAGTCGCTTTGTTATGCCTGA
- a CDS encoding DUF4956 domain-containing protein, giving the protein MPEWMMNVTSSEVDPTVTTLGLRLVLAWLCGMVVAWIARSRRPAGEPDTLSLTLILMSILIAMATQIIGDNIARAFSLVGALSIVRFRTAVPATRDVAFVLAAVVAGMAVGAGQYWVVGLGLSVVGLATFLNSSKADTSQAGTKDSESTKGDKKPKAWRVTLQVGLSATEGWESELSRFAESYELLSAETTRRGAAMEMLYRVTPSADSNAVEMIAALNSVPNVESVTAKVT; this is encoded by the coding sequence ATGCCTGAATGGATGATGAATGTGACCTCGTCGGAGGTCGATCCGACGGTCACGACCTTGGGCTTGCGTTTGGTCTTGGCTTGGCTGTGTGGCATGGTCGTCGCGTGGATCGCCCGCAGTCGTCGTCCGGCGGGGGAACCGGATACGTTGTCGCTGACGTTGATCCTGATGAGCATCTTGATCGCGATGGCAACGCAGATCATCGGTGACAACATCGCGCGGGCGTTCAGCTTGGTGGGGGCGTTGTCGATCGTTCGCTTTCGGACCGCGGTTCCGGCGACCCGTGACGTCGCTTTTGTGCTGGCCGCCGTCGTGGCCGGGATGGCGGTGGGGGCGGGGCAATACTGGGTGGTCGGATTGGGATTGTCGGTCGTTGGGCTGGCAACGTTCCTGAATTCATCCAAGGCTGATACATCGCAAGCGGGGACGAAAGATTCCGAATCGACCAAAGGGGACAAGAAACCCAAAGCGTGGCGGGTGACTTTGCAGGTCGGTTTGAGTGCGACCGAGGGGTGGGAGAGCGAACTCAGCCGCTTTGCCGAAAGCTATGAACTGCTTTCGGCCGAAACCACGCGTCGCGGCGCGGCGATGGAAATGCTGTACCGCGTCACCCCATCAGCCGACAGCAATGCGGTGGAAATGATCGCCGCGCTGAACAGCGTCCCCAACGTCGAATCGGTCACCGCAAAGGTGACGTAG
- a CDS encoding peroxiredoxin-like family protein: MTSLREQTDARIAQTQKNNPEFAQKIDQLLSSAEAFQSGANALDLGGKAPDFTLPKPTGETVTLSDLLARGSVVVTFYRGSWCPYCNLQLRAMQQRLDDIHQQGAELVAISPEIPDESLSPDEQATLEFPVLSDQDARVASDYGVAWEVPQLILDHMRNDRKLELADINGGNGSVLPIPATFVLNPDGIVTWRFVDVDYRHRAEPDDIIAALTKLDVSAKA; the protein is encoded by the coding sequence ATGACAAGTCTTCGCGAACAAACCGACGCCAGAATCGCACAAACCCAAAAAAACAATCCTGAGTTTGCGCAAAAGATCGATCAGTTGCTATCGTCTGCCGAAGCGTTTCAGTCGGGTGCCAATGCATTGGACTTGGGTGGCAAGGCCCCCGATTTCACTTTGCCCAAACCGACGGGGGAAACGGTGACGCTGTCGGATCTGTTGGCCCGAGGTTCGGTCGTCGTGACCTTTTACCGTGGCAGTTGGTGTCCGTATTGCAATCTTCAGTTGAGGGCGATGCAGCAGCGATTGGACGACATTCACCAACAGGGGGCTGAACTTGTGGCGATCAGTCCTGAGATTCCCGACGAATCTCTGTCACCGGATGAACAGGCAACGTTGGAATTTCCTGTGCTGTCCGACCAAGATGCTCGTGTGGCGAGTGATTACGGCGTTGCCTGGGAAGTGCCCCAGCTGATTTTGGATCACATGCGTAACGATCGCAAATTGGAACTGGCGGACATCAACGGTGGAAACGGCAGCGTGCTGCCGATCCCGGCGACTTTCGTTTTAAACCCCGACGGCATCGTCACTTGGCGATTTGTCGATGTGGATTATCGGCATCGTGCCGAACCGGATGACATCATCGCGGCCCTCACGAAGCTTGACGTCAGCGCCAAAGCCTAG
- a CDS encoding serine/threonine-protein kinase: protein MNIRQQKLPIQILEQIDDRCAAFEKAWQTGNPPSIESVLSEGVSDQERDVLLAELIVLDADYRRRRGESPEASQYLDRFPDHADDIRDALNEGDRPSSGFVPPPVQRVADMFPNLQVIELLGAGGMGAVYKAKQEGLDRVVALKILPAEFAHDAKFSLRFTREARTLAKLNHPNIVSVFEFGNVQDTFFFLMEFVDGPTLRDVVRAGGLAPKHALEIIPHLCDALQYAHDNGVIHRDIKPENILLTHQGTVKIVDFGLSRLLDSPSQASDLTGTHQVMGTPRYMAPEQFEGTHQVDHRADIYSLGVVFYEMLTGELPMGRFAAPSQKVAIDVRLDEVVLRTLEKEPSQRYQAASEIKSDLKSIADSNDSGLAATLVAGDIPVKSTADHPGQRMPADVDHRGVQQQESATRWLLTRRDLMNQVQSALKPLFRWQAVQIIVGVLLIGLGAFGWSQNIGNPTLMTIGIIVHVYGIVFIAAAIAVMTRIKRIDYSQSVDDVRARITRIRDLYLRLTPLIGFPWWLMWIPAGVAAGLDQILHPNALIPSLIIGLVGMLLSSWLYMWVQRPGSQNAEVWKDKFAGNSFRNAAKLLDECRSLGIR from the coding sequence ATGAACATCCGTCAACAAAAATTGCCGATCCAGATTCTGGAGCAAATTGATGATCGCTGTGCTGCCTTCGAAAAGGCCTGGCAGACCGGCAATCCTCCGTCGATCGAATCTGTTTTATCCGAAGGAGTTTCCGATCAGGAACGCGATGTTCTGCTGGCCGAGTTGATTGTTTTGGATGCCGATTATCGACGTCGGCGTGGCGAATCGCCCGAAGCGAGCCAATATCTGGACCGCTTTCCCGATCATGCCGATGACATTCGAGATGCCTTGAACGAAGGCGATCGGCCGTCCAGCGGTTTTGTTCCGCCACCGGTCCAGCGTGTCGCGGACATGTTTCCCAATCTGCAGGTGATCGAACTGTTGGGGGCCGGCGGCATGGGGGCCGTCTATAAAGCCAAACAAGAAGGGCTTGATCGCGTTGTGGCATTGAAGATTCTGCCGGCGGAATTTGCCCACGACGCCAAGTTCTCTTTGCGGTTCACTCGTGAAGCACGCACGTTGGCAAAGTTGAATCATCCCAACATCGTGTCGGTCTTCGAATTCGGAAACGTCCAGGACACGTTCTTCTTTCTGATGGAGTTCGTTGATGGACCGACGTTGCGTGACGTCGTCCGCGCCGGTGGCCTGGCACCCAAGCATGCGTTGGAAATCATTCCTCATCTTTGTGACGCTTTGCAGTACGCACACGACAACGGGGTAATCCACCGCGACATCAAGCCAGAAAACATTTTGCTGACACATCAGGGCACCGTCAAAATTGTCGACTTTGGTTTATCGCGATTGCTAGACAGCCCCAGCCAGGCCAGCGATCTGACCGGCACCCATCAGGTGATGGGAACGCCCCGCTACATGGCACCCGAACAATTTGAAGGCACGCACCAAGTGGATCATCGCGCCGATATCTATTCGCTGGGGGTGGTGTTCTACGAAATGTTGACCGGTGAGCTGCCCATGGGACGTTTCGCGGCCCCGTCTCAAAAAGTTGCCATCGATGTTCGGTTGGATGAGGTCGTTCTGCGAACTTTGGAAAAGGAACCAAGCCAGCGTTACCAAGCGGCCAGCGAGATCAAATCAGACTTGAAGTCAATCGCTGACAGCAACGATTCCGGTTTGGCGGCCACGTTGGTCGCGGGTGACATCCCAGTGAAATCGACAGCCGATCATCCCGGCCAGCGCATGCCTGCCGATGTCGATCACCGTGGTGTGCAACAGCAAGAGTCCGCCACACGTTGGTTGCTGACCCGTCGCGACTTGATGAATCAAGTGCAATCGGCATTGAAACCGTTGTTTCGCTGGCAGGCCGTTCAAATCATCGTCGGCGTGCTGTTGATCGGATTGGGGGCTTTCGGATGGTCGCAAAACATCGGGAACCCAACCCTCATGACCATAGGCATCATCGTTCATGTCTACGGCATCGTGTTCATCGCGGCCGCCATCGCGGTGATGACACGGATCAAACGAATCGACTATTCGCAATCGGTCGACGATGTAAGGGCCAGGATCACACGCATCCGTGATTTGTACCTGCGACTGACACCGTTGATTGGTTTCCCTTGGTGGCTGATGTGGATTCCCGCCGGTGTTGCCGCTGGACTGGACCAAATCTTGCATCCGAATGCCTTGATCCCGTCATTGATCATCGGTTTGGTGGGGATGCTGCTATCGTCGTGGTTGTATATGTGGGTCCAGAGGCCCGGGAGCCAAAACGCCGAGGTTTGGAAAGACAAGTTCGCCGGGAACAGTTTTCGCAATGCTGCCAAGCTTCTGGATGAATGTCGATCACTGGGGATCCGGTGA
- a CDS encoding tRNA-binding protein, with amino-acid sequence MNESGTITWQEFENVDLRAGMVVRVEDFPEARKPAYKVTVDFGPKWGTKRSSAQITVNYTKESLIGRQVIGVLNFPPKQIGPMMSEFLLVGFSSDDGSVVLAVPDRSVPNGAKLF; translated from the coding sequence ATGAACGAGTCCGGCACCATTACTTGGCAAGAATTCGAGAACGTTGACCTACGTGCCGGTATGGTCGTTCGCGTCGAGGACTTTCCCGAAGCTCGCAAACCGGCCTACAAAGTCACCGTCGACTTTGGACCGAAATGGGGGACCAAGCGAAGCAGTGCGCAGATCACCGTCAATTACACCAAGGAATCTTTGATTGGACGCCAAGTCATCGGCGTTTTGAATTTCCCACCCAAGCAGATCGGGCCGATGATGTCCGAGTTTCTGCTGGTGGGATTCAGCAGTGATGATGGTTCGGTCGTCCTGGCGGTCCCTGATCGTTCGGTACCCAACGGTGCCAAGCTGTTCTAG
- a CDS encoding putative quinol monooxygenase, with protein MAKLTIVADITVKSDKIDIVKAELEKLIPTTRAEEGCQQYDLHQDNDNPAHFLFFENWESREAWQKHMNNQHLKDYQAATEGMVEDFAVYEMTHIA; from the coding sequence ATGGCCAAGCTGACCATCGTTGCCGACATCACCGTGAAGTCTGACAAGATCGACATTGTGAAAGCGGAACTTGAAAAACTGATCCCGACCACGCGTGCCGAAGAAGGCTGCCAGCAGTACGACTTGCACCAAGACAATGACAACCCGGCACACTTTCTATTCTTCGAAAACTGGGAGTCTCGCGAGGCCTGGCAGAAGCATATGAACAATCAGCATCTGAAGGATTACCAGGCCGCGACCGAAGGCATGGTCGAAGACTTTGCCGTGTACGAGATGACCCACATCGCATGA
- a CDS encoding glycerophosphodiester phosphodiesterase family protein — protein sequence MLSSSWLPAKDPSPRDSRSAVAMHRICPETPQQLRELFRYTGERLPVVSAHRGGAGPGYPENCIATFEHTLTKTFSLLEIDPRITKDGKVVVHHDATLDRTTTGTGKIAEKTLAELSQYRLKDVDGKVTDHSIPTLDEVLRWAKGKTVLVLDQKDVPLETRVETITKHQAESYAMLIVGNLDDVRACHAMNPDIMMEVMIPNHAKVDAFNATGVPWENVIAFLGHVPPSDSSLFDAVHQNGALTMIGTSRNLDREYFARGGGTDQSLRHDYRQLLQRGGDIIETDLPRDVGPLLYTPLVIPESKRSCLVIQPVEVP from the coding sequence GTGCTGAGTTCTTCGTGGTTGCCCGCCAAAGACCCATCGCCGCGCGACAGCCGATCGGCGGTTGCGATGCATCGGATCTGTCCGGAAACGCCGCAGCAATTGCGTGAATTGTTTCGCTACACCGGTGAACGCTTGCCCGTGGTCAGTGCCCATCGCGGCGGTGCCGGTCCCGGTTATCCGGAAAACTGTATCGCAACCTTTGAACACACCCTGACGAAGACTTTTTCGCTCTTGGAAATCGATCCGCGGATCACCAAAGACGGCAAGGTGGTGGTTCATCACGACGCAACGCTGGACCGGACCACGACGGGGACCGGCAAGATCGCTGAAAAGACGTTGGCGGAACTGAGCCAATACCGCTTGAAAGACGTCGACGGGAAAGTCACCGACCACTCAATTCCGACGTTGGATGAAGTGTTGCGATGGGCCAAAGGAAAGACGGTTTTGGTGTTGGATCAAAAAGATGTCCCTTTGGAAACTCGCGTCGAGACCATCACCAAACACCAAGCGGAATCCTATGCCATGTTGATCGTCGGCAACTTGGATGACGTGCGTGCTTGCCATGCGATGAATCCCGACATCATGATGGAGGTCATGATTCCCAATCACGCAAAAGTGGATGCCTTCAATGCCACAGGCGTCCCGTGGGAAAATGTCATCGCGTTTTTGGGGCACGTTCCGCCGTCGGATTCATCGCTTTTTGACGCCGTCCATCAAAACGGTGCGTTGACGATGATTGGAACGTCGCGAAATCTGGATCGCGAGTATTTCGCCAGGGGGGGTGGTACCGACCAATCGCTGAGGCATGACTATCGCCAACTGCTGCAGCGAGGTGGCGACATCATCGAAACGGACCTTCCCCGCGATGTCGGTCCGTTGCTGTACACGCCATTAGTCATTCCCGAATCCAAACGTTCATGCCTTGTGATCCAACCGGTCGAGGTCCCCTGA
- a CDS encoding beta-lactamase hydrolase domain-containing protein produces MSNRKQINDQITVSGQPSESEILALPSEGFRAVVNFRTSGEDDQPIDPDQERKMVESAGMKYVHLPVSMDTISHDTVDRFRQQLEALPKPVFAHCKSGKRAGAMTMMHVAVENDMSGEETLAKAEQMGFECDVPELKDLVKSYVDQRSDASTVQSGNASN; encoded by the coding sequence ATGTCCAATCGCAAACAGATCAACGACCAAATCACCGTTAGTGGCCAACCCTCGGAATCTGAAATCTTGGCCCTTCCGTCCGAAGGCTTTCGCGCCGTTGTTAACTTTCGCACGTCCGGCGAAGACGACCAGCCGATCGATCCCGACCAGGAACGCAAGATGGTGGAATCCGCGGGGATGAAGTACGTCCATCTCCCCGTTTCGATGGATACCATCAGCCACGATACCGTCGACCGATTTCGACAGCAGTTGGAAGCATTGCCGAAACCGGTCTTTGCCCACTGTAAGTCAGGTAAACGCGCCGGCGCCATGACCATGATGCATGTGGCGGTCGAAAACGACATGTCGGGCGAGGAAACACTGGCCAAGGCCGAACAGATGGGCTTCGAATGCGACGTCCCCGAATTGAAAGATTTGGTGAAGTCCTACGTCGACCAACGTAGCGATGCATCGACGGTTCAAAGTGGCAACGCCAGCAACTGA
- a CDS encoding ECF-type sigma factor → MSDTHEVSHWIDRVKAGDALAANQIWHRYFDRLVRVVRKQLLGQNRAVSDEEDVVLSVFDSFYEAAEQGRFPDLADRDDLWYLLLRMSARKVVDKRRRDGRQRRGGLAMVDSIDAVADDDRAMEVIGNAPSPEMVLMMQETVESFFSHLGVGQLRDLAGAKLEGYSNAEMAERFGCSERTIERRLHLIRQKCQQEVLATDEHPSTKIADPDSGAN, encoded by the coding sequence ATGTCCGACACTCACGAGGTCAGCCATTGGATCGATCGGGTCAAAGCGGGCGATGCGCTGGCGGCGAACCAGATCTGGCACCGCTACTTTGATCGCCTCGTCCGCGTGGTGCGAAAGCAATTGCTGGGACAAAACCGAGCGGTGAGCGATGAAGAAGACGTGGTTCTGAGCGTTTTTGACAGCTTCTATGAAGCGGCCGAGCAAGGGCGATTTCCCGATTTGGCCGATCGTGATGACCTCTGGTACCTGTTGCTGCGGATGTCGGCCCGCAAAGTTGTGGATAAGCGGCGTCGCGACGGTCGCCAGCGACGTGGGGGCCTGGCGATGGTCGATTCCATTGATGCCGTGGCGGACGATGATCGGGCGATGGAGGTCATCGGCAATGCACCATCCCCCGAGATGGTGTTGATGATGCAGGAAACGGTTGAAAGTTTTTTTTCCCATCTGGGTGTCGGGCAGCTTCGCGATTTGGCGGGTGCCAAATTAGAGGGCTACTCGAACGCGGAAATGGCCGAGCGTTTTGGGTGTTCCGAACGGACGATCGAACGTCGTCTGCATTTGATCCGACAGAAATGCCAACAGGAAGTGCTCGCCACCGATGAACATCCGTCAACAAAAATTGCCGATCCAGATTCTGGAGCAAATTGA